The Paramisgurnus dabryanus chromosome 24, PD_genome_1.1, whole genome shotgun sequence genome contains the following window.
ATCCAAAAGATGACGGGAGTCGGATCTCCTTCGGCACTGCACACGAACGACACCACCTGGCCTTCACGTGCCGTGAGCTGCTGCAGTTTCCGGTTGCGAATTTTTGGCCGCTGACAGGTGAAGTGGTCAAACAGCGCAGAGTCCGTGAAGGTGCTAAGTGTTTTTCCTCGTACTTCCACGGGTGCGGCGCAAACCGGCGACCTTCCGTCAAAATTGAGGGTTTTCCGACGCTGCAGGATCCACAGTAGGCGGCAGTCGCAGGACAAGGGGTTGCCGTCCACGCGCAACGTCTCCAAGGTGTTTACCGAGTGGAATGAGCTTTCCTCCAGGGTAACCAACTTGTTGTTTGAAAGGTTGAGCAAGCGTAGCTGCTGCAAACCTCCAAGACCATAGGACTGAACAGATATAAGGTTTGTACCAACTAGGTGCAATTCCTTCAAACGTACAAGGTCACGCAAGGCCCAGGACTCGAGAACAGAGATGGGGTTGTGAGAAAGATCGAGGCTGGCCAGGTGAATGAGGTTACGGAGAGCACCCGTAGGCACAGTGGAAATGTTGGTGTTGGTAATCGAGAGCCAAGAAAGATTGAGGCCCTGGAAGCTGTGTGGAGAAATGTACTCGAGGAAGGGCCAATGGTCGATCTCAAGACCCCGCAAACCACCCAGTTTACGAAAGTTCTGTTCTTCCAATGAAGCGATGCTGAGGTAGCGTAATCGTAGCGTCACCAAACCACGAAGGTAAGAAAGAGACTGTCCGGATATAGAAGTAAGGTTGCATCTCTCGATGGTGAGTTCCCGAAGACCGACTAGACCCAGGAAAGCTTTGTTAGAAATGTACACCAAATCATTATCCCCGACCTCAAGATTGCGCAGGTTCCTCAGGTCCTGGAAGGTGAAGTCTAATAGGATAACTAGTTTATTCTCACTTAAATCCAAAGTGGTAAGGTTGGTTAGACGCGAAAAGGCACCCATGGGTATGAGTTTCAGCTGGTTGGCTCGGAGACGGAGGACTTTAAGATTGAGCAAACTGGAAAAGGCGTTGGGTTCAAGCACGCTGATGAGGTTTTCGCTCAGGTCTAGCTCCTCCGTTTTTGAGAAGGTTGCCAGGTCATTGTATTCCACCCATCGCAAACTGTTGCCGCTCAAGTCCAACAGCCGCGTGTCGACCGGTATACCCGCAGGAATAGAGCTTAGACGTTTGTTCTGGCACATCACAGCCCTTTGCTGCTGGAAACAGTCACAGCGTTGCGGGCAGCTTTGGCCTCGTGTTACAGATGCAGTGATCAGGAGCACAAACAGCCCCGGTAAGCTCAGGTGTGGACAGTCCGCCATGCCCCTTCCTTATCTTATGGGGCTGAATCACTGCATCTCACACCTACAGACagaaacacaaaaaaacaaatattcatTAAAACTTTGCAACGCTCATTTATATCACCATGAGACAAATAAGATGAACCAAGTGAACCCATCACTGTTTTAATGATGTGTTCGGAAAAACAGGTCAAAATGTgcattcaaataaaaatttaatGAAAATATGTTCATTCGCATATTTTCAGACAAGTACAGATAAACAATTTTGCAGGTAGGTTAGTAAGAGATTAACTGCGAGGCTGTCATTTTGATGAACTTAAACAAGTTTAActcaaatgaaaattaaattcTTAAAATAACACCATGAACGTAAGTTTCAAGGCTGcagtatataaaatataataattttctgcacatatttacattaaaaactATTTGTGGTTCAGATATGAGAGAAAATACACGTAAGCAAGCTTCCATGTTAcactagcctagaaatctagacgcaccctagcggccgcaaaatatatttgctgccagggtttagtctaggcactcacaatacactccAAAAatcaaaatttggtcaggccaatcacatcgtgtgtagcgtctgtggggcgggcttaacatgatgacgtcagagctgcaacggttcctacttgaaaacaaagaatggctgctgctgctggcgaacagctttcttttgaagcggctttggccgcgactctggaggacttagacttatgtttttctttgagagaagagcaaataaccctactgaagtcctttttaagcaagaaagatgtgtttggagttttgccgactggttacggtaactacgtcaccttcttcgttgctctgattgatcatagcgctatcctattgcgtgcagaggcattttgagggacaaacttatatcccgccccttgcattgagccgtttgtgtgaagagttgccagaccttacatcttgatgtaggtctggctaaccaggctaatgTTACACATGACCAGGCTGAAATCTTCAAATTTGAACAtgaatttggtaacacttttcattaataaggttgtatttgttccattgtgctcctgtatagcaTTGCATTATAGCAGCACATAAAGTCAcataaatgcatgaatgtaaatgtagcCAACATGATCGAACAATATAGTGTTCGGCATCTATtattctttgttaatgttagttaatccAAATACAATTGTTATTGGGGTGGTTTCACAGATAGGCGAAcccccagactaaaatgcatgtttgagctaccttaatttaacactttccctgccagcgccagcattttttatgattttcacaaaagtttaaatggcatgacacacacaatgtgtaaaaaattaacacataattttttgcagtgtggttaTAGCTCTTAAAAGTGTATTGGTTCACATGAACTAAGactaataaatgctgtagaactaTTGTTCATTCTTAGTTAATGTTAGCTAATATTTTAActaccttattgtaaagtgttaccaatagcATCTTCTTGCTGCAGCATTTTATATAAACAGATCtctctttaaataaatcaattCTATAAACTATTTTCTTACATCAAGGCTTTGAACTAGCCATCATGCCAtcaaaatgtccaaaaaacagaaaaatgttACACAAATGTAATGCTAATGTTGTCTATAGAGACTGAATTCT
Protein-coding sequences here:
- the lingo3a gene encoding leucine-rich repeat and immunoglobulin-like domain-containing nogo receptor-interacting protein 3a; the protein is MADCPHLSLPGLFVLLITASVTRGQSCPQRCDCFQQQRAVMCQNKRLSSIPAGIPVDTRLLDLSGNSLRWVEYNDLATFSKTEELDLSENLISVLEPNAFSSLLNLKVLRLRANQLKLIPMGAFSRLTNLTTLDLSENKLVILLDFTFQDLRNLRNLEVGDNDLVYISNKAFLGLVGLRELTIERCNLTSISGQSLSYLRGLVTLRLRYLSIASLEEQNFRKLGGLRGLEIDHWPFLEYISPHSFQGLNLSWLSITNTNISTVPTGALRNLIHLASLDLSHNPISVLESWALRDLVRLKELHLVGTNLISVQSYGLGGLQQLRLLNLSNNKLVTLEESSFHSVNTLETLRVDGNPLSCDCRLLWILQRRKTLNFDGRSPVCAAPVEVRGKTLSTFTDSALFDHFTCQRPKIRNRKLQQLTAREGQVVSFVCSAEGDPTPVIFWISPQRRRITTKSTGRVIVLPEGTLEIRYAQVTDSGTYICIASNAGGNDTYFATLTVSGSPLDGALANRTYYVGDLNDTNLNDTRVFLKFTLDLKTILVSTAMGCITFLGVVLFCFILLFVWSRGRGQHKNNFSVEYSFRKVDGPATSGGQGGARKFNMKMI